In Procambarus clarkii isolate CNS0578487 chromosome 60, FALCON_Pclarkii_2.0, whole genome shotgun sequence, one genomic interval encodes:
- the LOC123766993 gene encoding trichohyalin-like codes for MLTASLSGSEPCIPHRDGRQRHRDSGTETERHKDRAAQRQSGTETERHSDRAAQRQSDTETERHRDRAAQRQSNTETERHRDRAIQRQSSTDTQRQSDTETERHRDRATQRQSNTETERHRDRATQRQSSTDTQRQSDTETERHKDRAAQRQSNTETERHRDRATQRQSSTDTQRQSDTETERHRDRATQRQSNTETERHRDRAKQRQSSTDTQRQSDTETERHKDRAAQRQSNTETERHRDRTTQRQSGTETERHRNRAAQRQSGTEKAAQRQSDTEGEQHRDRATQRQSGTETEQYRESGTETERHRERAAQTQSGTETERYRESGTETERHRESSTEIERYRESGTETERHRDRAAQRQTGTETARKRHRDRAAQRQSGTETEQHRESSTETERHRDRATHRQSSTETERHRDIAAQRQSGTETEQHRDRATQRQSSTETEQHRDRAAQKQSNTETEQHRDRAAQRQSSTETEQHRDRATQRQSGTEIERHRDRATQRQSSTETEQHRDRAAQTEQHRDRAAQRQSSTDTQRQSDTETERHRDRATQRQSNTETERHRDRAKQRQSSTDTQRQSDTETERHKDRAAQRQSNTETERHRDRTTQRQSGTETERHRNRAAQRQSGTEKAAQRQSDTEGEQHRDRATQRQSGTETEQYRESGTETERHRERAAQTQSGTETERYRESGTETERHRESSTEIERYRESGTETERHRDRAAQRQTGTETARKRHRDRAAQRQSGTETEQHRESSTETERHRDRATHRQSSTETERHRDIAAQRQSGTETEQHRDRATQRQSSTETEQHRDRAAQKQSNTETEQHRDRAAQGQSSTETEQHRDRATQRQSGTEIERHRDRATQRQSSTETEQHRDRAAQTEQHRDRAAQRQSSTETEEHRNISTQRQSGIETEQHRDRAAQRQSNTETKQHRDRATQRQSSTDRAAQRQSNTETEQHRDRAAQRQSNTETERHRDRATQRQSDTETERHRDRAAQRQSSTETERHRDRATQRQSDTETEQHRDRATQRQSDTETERHKDRAAQRQSGTETEWHRDRATQRQSDTETERHRDRATQRQSDTDRATQRQSGTETERHRHRGV; via the exons ATGTTGACAGCGTCGTTATCAggatcagaaccttgtataccac ACAGAGACGGGAGACAGCGACACAGAGACAGTGGCACAGAGACAGAGCGGCACAAAGACAGAGCGGCACAGAGACAGAGCGGCACAGAGACAGAGCGACACAGTGACAGAGCGGCACAGAGACAgagcgacacagagacagagcggcACAGAGACAGAGCGGCACAGAGACAGAGCAACACAGAGACAGAGCGGCACAGAGACAGAGCAATACAGAGACAGAGCAGCACAGATACACAGAGACAGAGCGACACAGAAACAgagcgacacagagacagagcgacacagagacagagcaaCACAGAGACAGAGCGGCACAGAGACAGAGCAACACAGAGACAGAGCAGCACAGATACACAGAGACAGAGCGACACAGAAACAGAGCGACACAAAGACAGAGCGGCACAGAGACAGAGCAACACAGAGACAGAGCGGCACAGAGACAGAGCAACACAGAGACAGAGCAGCACAGATACACAGAGACAGAGCGACACAGAAACAgagcgacacagagacagagcgacacagagacagagcaaCACAGAGACAGAGCGGCACAGAGACAGAGCAAAACAGAGACAGAGCAGCACAGATACACAGAGACAGAGCGACACAGAAACAGAGCGACACAAAGACAGAGCGGCACAGAGACAGAGCAACACAGAGACAGAGCGGCACAGAGACAGAACAACACAGAGACAGAGCGGCACAGAGACAGAGCGACACAGAAACAGAGCGGCACAGAGACAGAGCGGTACAGAGAAAGCGGCACAGAGACAGAGCGACACAGAGGGCGAGCAGCACAGAGACAgagcgacacagagacagagcggcACAGAGACAGAGCAGTACAGAGAAAGCGGCACAGAGACAGAGCGACACAGAGAGCGAGCAGCACAGACACAGAGCGGCACAGAGACAGAGCGGTACAGAGAAAGCGGCACAGAGACAGAGCGACACAGAGAGAGCAGCACAGAGATAGAGCGGTACAGAGAAAGCGGCACAGAGACAgagcgacacagagacagagcagCACAGAGACAGACCGGCACAGAGACAGCG AGAAAGCGGCACAGAGACAGAGCAGCACAGAGACAGAGCGGCACAGAGACAGAGCAGCACAGAGAAAGCAGCACAGAGACAGAGCGGCACAGAGACAGAGCGACACACAGACAGAGCAGCACAGAGACAGAGCGGCACAGAGACATAGCGGCACAGAGACAGAGCGGCACAGAAACAGAGCAACACAGAGACAGAGCAACACAGAGACAGAGCAGCACAGAGACAGAGCAGCACAGAGACAGAGCGGCACAGAAACAGAGCAACACAGAGACAGAGCAACACAGAGACAGAGCAGCACAGAGACAGAGCAGCACAGAGACAGAGCAGCACAGAGACAGAGCAACACAGAGACAGAGCGGCACAGAGATAGAGCGGCATAGAGACAGAGCAACACAGAGACAGAGCAGCACAGAGACAGAGCAGCACAGAGACAGAGCAGCACAGACAGAGCAGCACAGAGACAGAGCAGCACAGAGACAGAGCAGCACAGATACACAGAGACAGAGCGACACAGAAACAgagcgacacagagacagagcgacacagagacagagcaaCACAGAGACAGAGCGGCACAGAGACAGAGCAAAACAGAGACAGAGCAGCACAGATACACAGAGACAGAGCGACACAGAAACAGAGCGACACAAAGACAGAGCGGCACAGAGACAGAGCAACACAGAGACAGAGCGGCACAGAGACAGAACAACACAGAGACAGAGCGGCACAGAGACAGAGCGACACAGAAACAGAGCGGCACAGAGACAGAGCGGTACAGAGAAAGCGGCACAGAGACAGAGCGACACAGAGGGCGAGCAGCACAGAGACAgagcgacacagagacagagcggcACAGAGACAGAGCAGTACAGAGAAAGCGGCACAGAGACAGAGCGACACAGAGAGCGAGCAGCACAGACACAGAGCGGCACAGAGACAGAGCGGTACAGAGAAAGCGGCACAGAGACAGAGCGACACAGAGAGAGCAGCACAGAGATAGAGCGGTACAGAGAAAGCGGCACAGAGACAgagcgacacagagacagagcagCACAGAGACAGACCGGCACAGAGACAGCG AGAAAGCGGCACAGAGACAGAGCAGCACAGAGACAGAGCGGCACAGAGACAGAGCAGCACAGAGAAAGCAGCACAGAGACAGAGCGGCACAGAGACAGAGCGACACACAGACAGAGCAGCACAGAGACAGAGCGGCACAGAGACATAGCGGCACAGAGACAGAGCGGCACAGAAACAGAGCAACACAGAGACAGAGCAACACAGAGACAGAGCAGCACAGAGACAGAGCAGCACAGAGACAGAGCGGCACAGAAACAGAGCAACACAGAGACAGAGCAACACAGAGACAGAGCAGCACAGGGACAGAGCAGCACAGAGACAGAGCAGCACAGAGACAGAGCAACACAGAGACAGAGCGGCACAGAGATAGAGCGGCATAGAGACAGAGCAACACAGAGACAGAGCAGCACAGAGACAGAGCAGCACAGAGACAGAGCAGCACAGACAGAGCAGCACAGAGACAGAGCAGCACAGAGACAGAGCAGCACAGAGACAGAGGAGCACAGAAACATATCAACACAGAGACAGAGCGGCATAGAAACAGAGCAACACAGAGACAGAGCAGCACAGAGACAGAGCAACACAGAGACAAAGCAGCACAGAGACAGAGCAACACAGAGACAGAGCAGCACAGACAGAGCGGCACAGAGACAGAGCAACACAGAGACAGAGCAGCACAGAGACAGAGCGGCACAGAGACAGAGcaacacagagacagagcgacacagagacagagcaacacagagacagagcgacacagagacagagcgacacagagacagagcggcACAAAGACAGAGCAGCACAGAGACAGAGCGGCACAGAGACAGAGcaacacagagacagagcgacacagagacagagcaacacagagacagagcgacacagagacagagcgacacagagacagagcggcACAAAGACAGAGCAGCACAGAGACAGAGCGGCACAGAGACAGAGTGGCACAGAGACAGAGcaacacagagacagagcgacacagagacagagcgacacagagacagagcgacacagagacagagcgacACAGACAgagcgacacagagacagagcggcACAGAGACAGAGCGACACAGACACAGAGGAGTATAG
- the LOC138353925 gene encoding SUMO-specific isopeptidase USPL1-like, which produces MLGVEERLTRVLGVEEQPTQVLGVEEQPTQVLGVEEQATRVLGVEEQPTQVLGAEEQPTQVLGVEEQPTQVLGAEEQPTQVLGVEEQPKRVLGVEEQLTQVLGVEEQPTQMLGVEEQPTRVLGVEEQLTQVLGVEEQPTQMLGVAEQPTQMLGVEEQPTRVLGVEEQLTQVLGVEEQPTQVLGVEEQPTQMLGVAEQPTRVLGVEEQLTRVLGVEEQPTQVSTPAGDQGVTSGWR; this is translated from the coding sequence ATGTTGGGTGTAGAGGAGCGGCTCACAcgggtgttgggtgtagaggAGCAGCCCACACAGGTGTTGGGTGTAGAGGAGCAGCCCACACAGGTGTTGGGTGTAGAGGAGCAGGCCACAAGGGTGTTGGGTGTAGAGGAGCAGCCCACACAGGTGTTGGGTGCAGAGGAGCAGCCCACACAGGTGTTGGGTGTAGAGGAGCAGCCCACACAGGTGTTGGGTGCAGAGGAGCAGCCCACACAGGTGTTGGGTGTAGAGGAGCAGCCCAAAAGGGTGTTGGGTGTAGAGGAGCAGCTCACACAGGTGTTGGGTGTAGAGGAGCAGCCCACACAGATGTTGGGTGTAGAGGAGCAGCCCACAAGGGTGTTGGGTGTAGAGGAGCAGCTCACACAGGTGTTGGGTGTAGAGGAGCAGCCCACACAGATGTTGGGTGTAGCGGAGCAGCCCACACAGATGTTGGGTGTAGAGGAGCAGCCCACAAGGGTGTTGGGTGTAGAGGAGCAGCTCACACAGGTGTTGGGTGTAGAGGAGCAGCCCACACAGGTGTTGGGTGTAGAGGAGCAGCCCACACAGATGTTGGGTGTAGCGGAGCAGCCCACAAGGGTGTTGGGTGTAGAGGAGCAGCTCACAAGGGTGTTGGGTGTAGAGGAGCAGCCCACACAGGTGTCAACACCTGCGGGGGACCAGGGAGTAACGTCCGGGTGGAGATGA
- the LOC138353926 gene encoding mucin-22-like, giving the protein MGCSSTPNTCVGCFSTPNTCVGCSSTPNTCVGCSSTPNTCISRSSTPNTRVSRSSTPNTRVSRSSTSNTCVSRSSTPNTCVSRSSTPNTCVSRSSTPNTCVSRSSTPNTCASRSSTPNTCASRSSTPNTCISRSSLPNTCISRSSLPNTRVRRSSTPKTRVSCSSTPNTRVSCSSTPNTRVRRSSTPKTRVSCSSTPNTRVSGYSTPNTRVSRSSTPNTRVSRSSTPNTHVSRSSTPNTRVSRSSTPNTHVSHSSTSNTRVSRSSTSNTRVSRYSTPNTHVTRSSTPNTRVSRSSTPNTRVSRSSTPNTHVSRSSTPNTRVSRSSTPNTHVSHSSTSNTRVSRSSTSNTRVSRYSTPNTRVSRSSTPNTRVHRSSTPNTRVSRSSTPNTRVHRYSTPNTRVSRSSTPNTRVSRSSTPNTRVSRSSTPNTRVSRSSTPNTRLRRSSTPNTRVRRSSTPNTRVRRSSTPNTRVHRSSTPNTCVSCSSTPNT; this is encoded by the coding sequence ATGGGCTGCTCCTCTACACCCAACACCTGTGTGGGCTGCTTCTCTACACCCAACACCTGTGTGGGCTGCTCCTCTACACCCAACACCTGTGTGGGCTGCTCCTCTACACCCAACACCTGTATTAGCCGCTcctctacacccaacacccgTGTGAGCCGCTcctctacacccaacacccgTGTGAGCCGCTCCTCTACATCCAACACCTGTGTTAGCCGCTCCTCTACCCCCAACACCTGTGTTAGCCGCTCCTCTACACCCAACACCTGTGTTAGCCGCTCCTCTACACCCAACACCTGTGTTAGCCGCTCCTCTACACCCAACACCTGTGCTAGCCGCTCCTCTACACCCAACACCTGTGCTAGCCGCTCCTCTACACCCAACACCTGTATTAGCCGCTCCTCTTTACCCAACACCTGTATTAGCCGCTCCTCTTTACCCAACACCCGTGTGAGGCGCTCCTCCACACCCAAAACCCGTGTGAGCTGCTcctctacacccaacacccgTGTGAGCTGCTcctctacacccaacacccgTGTGAGGCGCTCCTCCACACCCAAAACCCGTGTGAGCTGCTcctctacacccaacacccgTGTGAGCGGCTACTCTACACCCAACACCCGTGTTAGCCGCTcctctacacccaacacccgTGTGAGCCGCTcctctacacccaacacccatGTTAGCCGCTcctctacacccaacacccgTGTGAGCCGCTcctctacacccaacacccatGTTAGCCACTCCTCTACATCCAACACCCGTGTTAGCCGCTCCTCTACATCCAACACCCGTGTGAGCCGCTactctacacccaacacccatGTTACCCGCTcctctacacccaacacccgCGTGAGCCGCTcctctacacccaacacccgTGTGAGCCGCTcctctacacccaacacccatGTTAGCCGCTcctctacacccaacacccgTGTGAGCCGCTcctctacacccaacacccatGTTAGCCACTCCTCTACATCCAACACCCGTGTTAGCCGCTCCTCTACATCCAACACCCGTGTGAGCCGCTACTCTACACCCAACACCCGTGTTAGCCGCTcctctacacccaacacccgcgtgcaccgctcctctacacccaacacccgTGTGAGCCGCTcctctacacccaacacccgTGTGCACCGCTACTCTACACCCAACACCCGTGTGAGCCGCTcctctacacccaacacccgTGTGAGCCGCTcctctacacccaacacccgTGTGAGCCGCTcctctacacccaacacccgTGTGAGCCGCTcctctacacccaacacccgTTTGCGCCGCTcctctacacccaacacccgTGTGCGCCGCTcctctacacccaacacccgTGTGAGGCGCTcctctacacccaacacccgTGTGCACCGCTCCTCTACACCCAACACCTGTGTGAGCTGCTCCTCTACACCCAACACCTGA